Proteins encoded together in one Candidatus Binataceae bacterium window:
- the mraZ gene encoding division/cell wall cluster transcriptional repressor MraZ, with the protein MLSGRHDLALDEKGRITLPVRFRDVFRSDDHNFPYITNHLYAHERCLALYSHSEWMRLIDRVENKERFDPDVQRFRIFYIGGAHEVELDKQGRILIPPDLREFARLDREVTFTGQLDHFALWDRAALRRVLQQTEEELISNPGMFSKLGL; encoded by the coding sequence GTGCTCAGTGGAAGACATGACCTTGCTTTGGACGAAAAAGGGCGGATCACTCTTCCGGTCAGGTTTCGCGACGTATTTAGGTCCGATGACCACAACTTTCCTTATATCACAAATCATCTTTACGCGCACGAGCGCTGTCTGGCCTTGTACTCGCACAGCGAATGGATGCGGCTGATTGACCGCGTCGAGAATAAGGAGCGTTTCGATCCCGACGTCCAACGCTTTCGGATTTTCTATATCGGCGGTGCGCATGAGGTCGAGTTGGACAAGCAGGGGCGGATTTTAATTCCGCCGGATTTGCGCGAGTTTGCGCGGTTGGATCGCGAGGTGACGTTCACGGGCCAGCTCGATCATTTCGCGCTGTGGGATCGGGCGGCGCTGCGACGCGTGCTGCAACAGACGGAAGAAGAGTTGATCAGTAACCCGGGGATGTTCAGCAAGTTGGGTTTGTAG
- the rsmH gene encoding 16S rRNA (cytosine(1402)-N(4))-methyltransferase RsmH translates to MSAAGPEHVAVMVAEVVGLVRACNPLVVVDATVGTGGHAEALLEATGAHLIGLDRDCGALQVAARRLERFGARASLHRGNFAELSAILDHVGTPAVGAIVADLGMSSFALNDPARGFSFAAEGPLDMRMDDRQPLRAYDLVNEESEDEIARLIQTYGEERHARRIARALVAARRRRPLETTGELRAAIEGVMGGRRHGGINPATRTFQALRIAVNDESANLTALLAAGPARLTAGGRMIVMAYHSLEDRPVKQRFRELAGAAGFALITRRAVRPAAAEIARNRRARSARLRCLEKTLG, encoded by the coding sequence TTGAGCGCGGCGGGTCCCGAGCATGTGGCGGTGATGGTGGCGGAGGTGGTGGGACTCGTGCGCGCTTGTAATCCGCTGGTCGTGGTCGACGCGACGGTGGGGACGGGCGGCCATGCCGAGGCGCTTTTGGAAGCGACCGGAGCTCATCTGATAGGCCTCGATCGGGATTGCGGCGCGCTGCAGGTTGCGGCGCGCCGCCTCGAGCGTTTCGGTGCGCGCGCGAGTCTCCATCGGGGCAATTTCGCTGAGTTGTCGGCGATCCTCGATCATGTCGGGACGCCGGCGGTCGGCGCGATCGTCGCCGACCTCGGGATGAGCAGTTTTGCTCTGAACGATCCCGCGCGTGGTTTCAGCTTTGCTGCGGAGGGACCGCTTGACATGCGGATGGACGATCGCCAGCCGCTGCGCGCCTATGACCTGGTGAACGAAGAGAGCGAGGATGAAATCGCCCGCTTGATCCAGACTTACGGCGAGGAGCGTCATGCGCGGCGGATTGCGCGGGCGCTCGTCGCGGCGCGACGGCGGCGGCCGCTCGAAACCACCGGGGAGCTGCGCGCCGCGATCGAAGGGGTGATGGGCGGGCGACGGCACGGCGGGATCAATCCGGCGACGCGAACTTTTCAGGCCTTGCGCATCGCCGTCAACGACGAGAGCGCGAACCTGACGGCGCTGCTCGCAGCGGGGCCGGCGCGCCTGACCGCGGGCGGCCGCATGATCGTAATGGCCTATCACTCGCTGGAGGATCGGCCGGTCAAGCAGCGTTTTCGCGAACTCGCCGGCGCGGCCGGCTTCGCACTGATCACACGGCGGGCGGTGCGTCCGGCCGCGGCAGAGATCGCGCGCAATCGGCGCGCGCGGAGCGCACGCTTACGATGCCTCGAGAAAACGCTCGGCTGA